One window of Cohnella hashimotonis genomic DNA carries:
- a CDS encoding CynX/NimT family MFS transporter, protein MNKQTKIHNSRPAADAYAHSEQEGAQSRRELELEIAQEREREVKAKRGRLLWLAVGIVLIAANLRGALTAVGPVVGRIKDDLSLSGAGAGMLTTLGLLAFAVISPVAPKLSRRFGAENMLLAGMALITVGVIVRAAPYSALLFAGTVLIGIGIGVGNVLVPALIKRDFENRAGLMTGIYSVALTLVAGIASGVSIPIADAPGFGWRGALGVWGLASALAMVAWLPQVSRGRRERGVSRPASASARPWRSPLAWQVSLFMGFQSIIFYVNVTWLPELLQDRGMSPGTAGWMLSLMQIIGLPANFLAPVLAARRPSQRGIMAVVMAMLLVGYGGLLFDSGTGPLTVAWVLLIGIGAGASFSLCLVFFSLRTRTASEATELSGMAQFVGYLVAAVGPAFIGFVHDRSGGWQTPLVVMVVVVALAALFGLGSSRAAYVSSTSAQASNNPTSSDTK, encoded by the coding sequence TTGAACAAACAGACGAAAATACACAATTCGCGGCCGGCGGCGGATGCGTACGCGCATTCTGAACAAGAAGGCGCGCAATCCCGGCGCGAGCTCGAGCTGGAGATTGCCCAGGAACGCGAGCGCGAGGTGAAAGCGAAACGCGGACGGCTGCTCTGGCTGGCCGTCGGCATCGTGCTCATCGCGGCCAACCTGCGCGGCGCCTTAACGGCGGTCGGTCCGGTCGTCGGCCGGATCAAGGACGACCTGAGCCTGTCCGGCGCGGGCGCCGGCATGCTCACGACGCTCGGCCTGCTTGCCTTCGCCGTGATCTCGCCGGTAGCGCCCAAGCTGTCGCGCCGCTTCGGCGCGGAGAACATGCTGCTTGCCGGCATGGCCTTGATCACGGTGGGCGTGATCGTGCGTGCCGCGCCTTATTCGGCGCTGTTGTTCGCGGGCACCGTATTGATCGGTATCGGCATCGGCGTGGGCAACGTGCTCGTGCCCGCGCTCATCAAGCGGGACTTCGAGAACCGCGCAGGCCTCATGACCGGCATCTATTCGGTCGCGCTGACGCTCGTCGCCGGCATCGCATCCGGCGTCAGCATTCCGATCGCGGACGCGCCGGGCTTCGGCTGGCGCGGCGCGCTCGGCGTATGGGGGCTCGCCTCGGCGCTGGCGATGGTCGCCTGGCTGCCGCAGGTCAGCCGCGGCCGGCGCGAGCGGGGCGTCAGCCGTCCGGCTTCGGCGTCCGCGCGCCCTTGGCGGTCCCCGCTAGCGTGGCAGGTATCGCTCTTCATGGGCTTCCAATCGATCATTTTTTACGTCAACGTCACCTGGCTGCCGGAGCTTCTGCAGGACCGCGGGATGAGCCCGGGCACGGCGGGGTGGATGCTGTCGCTCATGCAGATCATCGGCTTGCCCGCGAACTTCCTCGCGCCGGTGCTGGCTGCGCGGCGTCCGAGCCAGCGGGGCATCATGGCGGTCGTCATGGCGATGCTGCTCGTCGGTTACGGGGGCCTGCTTTTCGATTCCGGCACCGGGCCTCTTACGGTTGCGTGGGTGCTCCTGATCGGGATCGGCGCGGGCGCGAGCTTCAGCCTCTGCCTCGTGTTTTTCTCGCTGCGTACGCGCACCGCATCCGAGGCGACGGAGCTGTCGGGCATGGCCCAGTTCGTGGGCTACCTCGTGGCGGCCGTCGGCCCTGCTTTTATCGGCTTCGTTCACGACCGCTCCGGCGGCTGGCAGACGCCGCTTGTCGTGATGGTCGTTGTCGTGGCGCTGGCTGCGCTGTTCGGGCTCGGTTCGAGCCGCGCCGCCTACGTCTCGTCAACTTCCGCGCAAGCGTCCAACAATCCGACAAGCTCTGACACAAAATAG
- a CDS encoding DUF1641 domain-containing protein, with amino-acid sequence MTTTPQSQGAEQAVDAQKAQDVLDQLMKPEVQQSLTTLVDNLPKLTEMVTTLTAAYDFASGLAKDQVFINDTKAGIVEFFTPVVDKAKGLASAAIEAGDRAEADTQAVGLFGLLKMLKDPQVQKTLRYTQAFLNVLAERQQQR; translated from the coding sequence ATGACTACCACACCGCAATCGCAAGGCGCCGAGCAAGCCGTCGACGCGCAAAAGGCCCAGGATGTGCTGGATCAACTGATGAAGCCGGAAGTTCAACAATCGCTCACTACGCTGGTGGACAACCTGCCCAAGCTGACCGAGATGGTGACGACGCTGACCGCGGCGTACGACTTCGCTTCCGGCCTCGCGAAGGACCAAGTTTTCATCAACGATACGAAGGCGGGCATCGTCGAGTTTTTCACGCCGGTCGTCGACAAGGCCAAGGGTCTCGCATCTGCAGCCATCGAAGCGGGCGACCGCGCCGAAGCCGACACGCAGGCTGTGGGCCTGTTCGGTCTGCTCAAGATGCTGAAGGATCCGCAAGTGCAGAAGACGCTGCGCTACACCCAAGCATTCCTGAACGTACTGGCGGAGCGCCAGCAGCAACGCTAA
- a CDS encoding NAD(P)/FAD-dependent oxidoreductase, which produces MAKQILILGGGYGGLLSALTARQHLSVHEAAITVINRYPTHQIITELHRLAAGTISEPAVALPLAKLLKNQGINVIIDTVKEIKPNDKKVTTAGGGSYTYDNLVIALGSETAYFGIPGLQENSFVLKSVSDANKIREHVHARLDAYKASKDPADATIVVGGGGLTGIELVGEFADKLPEVARAKGIDPADIKLYVVEAGPAILPIFPPELIARAQASLEKRGVEFIISVAITEASKDTVSLKDGRTLKSNTIIWTGGVQGHEIVANCGIEVNRGRASVTDTLQSTSHPDVYLAGDCAVVIPGEGARPYPPTAQLAWQMGELIGHNLAAVIKGGVQDTFQPVFSGTLGSLGRKDAVGTVGASGTRFKGFPATLMKEMSNIRYLTHIKGLFAVLE; this is translated from the coding sequence ATGGCTAAACAAATCTTGATCCTGGGCGGCGGTTACGGCGGATTGCTGAGCGCGCTGACGGCTCGTCAGCACCTGAGCGTCCACGAAGCGGCGATTACGGTCATCAACCGTTATCCGACCCACCAGATCATTACCGAGCTGCACCGGCTGGCTGCAGGCACGATCAGCGAACCTGCTGTTGCGCTGCCGCTTGCCAAGTTGCTGAAGAACCAAGGCATCAATGTGATCATCGATACGGTCAAGGAGATCAAGCCGAACGACAAAAAGGTAACGACGGCAGGCGGCGGCTCGTACACGTACGACAACCTCGTCATCGCCCTCGGTTCCGAGACGGCTTACTTTGGCATTCCGGGACTGCAAGAGAACAGCTTCGTGCTGAAGTCCGTCAGCGACGCCAACAAGATCCGCGAGCACGTTCATGCGCGCCTTGACGCCTACAAGGCGTCCAAGGACCCGGCCGACGCAACGATCGTCGTCGGCGGCGGCGGCCTGACGGGCATCGAGCTCGTCGGCGAATTCGCCGACAAGCTGCCTGAAGTCGCACGCGCCAAGGGCATCGACCCGGCCGACATCAAGCTCTACGTCGTGGAAGCCGGCCCGGCGATTCTGCCGATCTTCCCGCCGGAGCTCATCGCCCGCGCCCAAGCGAGCCTCGAGAAGCGCGGCGTCGAGTTCATCATCAGCGTAGCGATCACCGAAGCTTCCAAGGACACCGTCTCCCTGAAGGACGGCCGCACGCTCAAGTCCAACACCATCATCTGGACCGGCGGCGTCCAAGGCCACGAGATCGTCGCGAACTGCGGCATCGAAGTGAACCGCGGCCGCGCCTCGGTTACCGATACGCTCCAATCGACTTCGCACCCTGACGTCTATCTCGCAGGCGACTGCGCGGTCGTCATCCCTGGCGAAGGCGCGCGTCCGTATCCGCCGACTGCACAGCTGGCCTGGCAAATGGGCGAGCTCATCGGCCACAACCTGGCTGCCGTAATCAAGGGCGGCGTGCAAGACACGTTCCAACCGGTATTCTCCGGTACGCTGGGCAGCCTCGGCCGCAAGGACGCGGTCGGCACCGTCGGTGCGAGCGGCACCCGCTTTAAGGGCTTCCCTGCGACGCTGATGAAGGAAATGAGCAACATCCGCTATCTGACGCACATCAAGGGTCTGTTCGCGGTGCTTGAATAG
- a CDS encoding ABC transporter substrate-binding protein, with protein sequence MSKKLRKSGLLLTFILLLVSVVAACGSKNNNNASSGASPSGSESASASASASASASASSDTGATTKKVTDGMGREVEVPVKAQRVVALNNFGDLLALGVKPVGTINYYLDKYKDEPEAVAGIESVGDQEADNEKVLGATPDLIIVSNYFKPEVVDALQKIAPTYATTFGRTPYEQLDDLAALLNVEDQKQAFLDSFKAEAADAKEKLKGKIAEGEKVGILQFWSKKIYEHPTKVFTPLYEDIGFLPTEHVKTLTATTEVTQEAVPANVADADRLFIMVDGQPDRDTYDALKNSAWKNIPAVQKNQVYLVDSGHWNDFSAAALQWQLQDVVELLSK encoded by the coding sequence ATGTCTAAAAAGCTTCGCAAATCCGGCTTGCTCCTCACCTTCATCCTGCTGCTCGTCAGCGTCGTTGCCGCCTGCGGCAGCAAGAACAACAATAACGCATCTTCCGGCGCATCCCCGTCCGGGAGCGAGAGTGCTTCGGCAAGCGCGAGCGCTTCGGCATCCGCATCCGCATCGTCCGATACGGGCGCGACGACAAAAAAAGTCACCGACGGCATGGGCCGCGAGGTCGAGGTGCCCGTGAAGGCGCAGCGCGTCGTCGCGCTCAACAACTTCGGCGATCTGCTGGCGCTTGGGGTCAAGCCGGTCGGCACGATCAACTACTACCTCGACAAGTACAAGGACGAGCCGGAAGCCGTCGCCGGCATCGAGAGCGTAGGCGACCAGGAAGCCGACAACGAGAAGGTACTGGGCGCGACGCCCGATCTGATCATCGTGAGCAATTACTTCAAGCCCGAAGTCGTCGACGCGCTGCAGAAGATCGCACCGACCTACGCGACTACGTTCGGCCGAACGCCATACGAGCAGCTGGACGATCTGGCCGCGCTGTTGAACGTCGAAGACCAGAAACAGGCATTCCTGGACAGCTTCAAGGCCGAAGCCGCGGACGCCAAGGAGAAGCTGAAGGGCAAGATCGCGGAAGGCGAGAAGGTCGGCATTCTGCAATTTTGGAGCAAGAAAATTTACGAACACCCGACCAAGGTGTTCACGCCGCTCTATGAGGATATCGGCTTCCTGCCGACCGAGCACGTCAAGACGCTGACCGCCACGACCGAAGTTACGCAAGAGGCCGTGCCGGCAAACGTGGCCGACGCCGATCGCCTGTTCATCATGGTCGACGGCCAACCCGACAGAGACACGTACGATGCGCTCAAAAACTCGGCTTGGAAAAACATCCCCGCGGTTCAGAAAAACCAAGTGTATCTCGTGGACAGCGGTCACTGGAACGACTTCAGCGCCGCAGCGCTGCAATGGCAGCTGCAAGACGTCGTCGAGCTGCTGAGCAAATAA
- a CDS encoding alpha/beta-type small acid-soluble spore protein, with amino-acid sequence MSRRRSRRLAVPGAEQGVNAFKAEVMRKEGYAVDPAHPDDVKYEVAKSLGVPLTPGDNGHLTTEDAGHVGGKIGGSMVREMIRLAQEKLSEKQP; translated from the coding sequence ATGTCCAGAAGAAGATCGAGGCGGCTGGCCGTTCCCGGCGCCGAGCAAGGCGTGAACGCGTTTAAGGCCGAGGTCATGCGCAAGGAAGGCTATGCGGTGGATCCCGCGCATCCGGACGACGTAAAGTACGAGGTCGCCAAGTCGCTTGGCGTGCCGCTGACGCCGGGAGATAACGGTCATCTGACGACCGAAGACGCGGGCCATGTCGGCGGCAAGATCGGCGGCTCGATGGTGCGCGAGATGATTCGGCTGGCGCAGGAGAAACTGTCGGAAAAACAGCCCTGA